A genomic stretch from Methanobacterium sp. includes:
- a CDS encoding MBL fold metallo-hydrolase, translated as MKKFHNITMIEGIGFDSNIYVFDDVIVDTGTGQNIEYVLNSIKEAGFNISEDIKRIVNTHCHFDHTGGNHFFNAKIAIHQADAPALENGDINTTAAYMFGKPIEPMKVDFHLKEGDKINDFEVIHTPGHTAGGICLYDGETLISGDTVFAEGGFGRFDIGGDIKMLKTSLEKLSNLDVEYLLPGHGPAVDNGSEHINLSNRNIKQF; from the coding sequence ATGAAAAAATTCCATAATATAACGATGATTGAAGGTATTGGATTTGATTCTAACATTTATGTCTTTGACGATGTCATAGTTGACACTGGAACTGGTCAAAACATTGAATATGTGCTTAATTCAATAAAAGAAGCTGGTTTTAATATTTCTGAAGATATTAAACGAATTGTAAATACTCATTGTCATTTTGACCATACTGGTGGGAACCATTTTTTCAATGCAAAGATTGCAATTCACCAAGCAGATGCTCCAGCTCTTGAAAATGGAGATATTAATACAACTGCTGCTTATATGTTTGGAAAACCTATTGAACCCATGAAAGTTGATTTTCACCTGAAAGAAGGTGATAAAATAAATGATTTTGAGGTTATCCATACTCCTGGACACACAGCTGGTGGAATATGTCTTTATGATGGTGAAACATTGATATCTGGAGACACTGTTTTTGCTGAAGGTGGTTTCGGAAGATTTGATATTGGTGGAGACATAAAAATGCTTAAAACATCCTTAGAAAAGCTATCAAACTTAGATGTGGAATATTTACTTCCAGGACACGGTCCTGCTGTAGATAATGGTTCTGAACACATTAATTTATCTAATAGAAATATTAAACAATTTTAA
- a CDS encoding Hsp20/alpha crystallin family protein produces MNRRNNRKRTILDRKGLVEKMLEETAKTIDDIKYDIEKSIIDYTFVPGKDIIETDEDIIVRVDLPGIKKEDIELKLTESNLKIKANFDITQEIEQGSYITFHDRKSGVIRRSVRFPKKVMPEESKATFENGVLTVEAPKVEKTESFTLEIK; encoded by the coding sequence ATGAATAGAAGAAATAATAGAAAAAGGACTATTTTAGATAGAAAAGGTTTAGTTGAGAAGATGCTGGAAGAAACAGCAAAAACAATTGACGACATCAAATACGACATTGAAAAATCAATTATCGACTACACATTTGTACCGGGAAAAGATATCATTGAAACTGATGAAGACATAATTGTACGTGTAGACCTGCCAGGCATCAAAAAAGAGGATATTGAACTTAAACTAACTGAATCAAACCTTAAAATTAAAGCTAATTTTGATATAACACAGGAGATCGAGCAAGGAAGCTATATAACATTTCATGATAGAAAATCAGGCGTTATTAGAAGATCTGTAAGATTCCCTAAGAAAGTAATGCCAGAAGAATCTAAAGCTACATTTGAAAACGGTGTTTTAACAGTTGAAGCTCCAAAAGTGGAAAAAACTGAAAGTTTCACTTTAGAAATCAAATAA
- a CDS encoding Hsp20/alpha crystallin family protein — MFGDVIETVITDSRGHKRKKTILDDEGLIEKILKDIATTADCVKNNIEKSIIDYTTAPQKHVVETDEDVIVYLDLPGVQKEDIKLKISESELKIKANFDITHEIEQENGVFTHDEKSGVFKISVQFPSKIVSEESEATFQDSVLTVKAPKVEKTESFTVEIK; from the coding sequence ATGTTTGGTGATGTTATCGAGACCGTAATAACTGATAGCAGAGGCCATAAAAGAAAAAAAACTATTTTAGATGATGAAGGATTAATTGAAAAGATTCTAAAAGATATCGCAACTACAGCAGATTGTGTAAAAAATAATATTGAAAAATCAATTATTGATTATACCACTGCACCCCAAAAACATGTAGTAGAAACAGATGAAGATGTAATTGTGTACTTGGATCTTCCTGGCGTTCAAAAAGAGGATATCAAACTGAAAATTAGTGAATCAGAGCTTAAAATTAAAGCTAATTTTGATATAACACATGAAATTGAACAGGAAAACGGTGTATTTACACATGATGAAAAATCAGGTGTTTTTAAAATATCTGTGCAGTTTCCAAGTAAAATAGTATCTGAAGAATCTGAAGCCACCTTCCAAGACAGTGTTTTAACAGTTAAAGCTCCAAAAGTGGAAAAAACAGAAAGTTTTACTGTTGAAATCAAATAA
- a CDS encoding metal-dependent hydrolase codes for MDFFTHFLVPFIILFALKSKNKLEGAFGGIAPDFDTIFVAWIGFLVPFLFVFSHRGITHSFVFAAVASTLFLYIISRKQINSFIGKIIRRDISVEFTLKTVGIAYFGALTHLFLDFLTSRGIPLFYPFTLERFSAEIYYYIDITTAVIALIVLVVLYLTSDEKYKTLKHKRVWGPENLRFSREVAMAIFMIILISFGGIRAYEKSNALAENPVSENFTYSAAYPTMDMFTWTIVESNAKNSTYYSFSYNTINKEKSNEKTVQSLTVNGGSVQSAQKAINKADNLPEVQNFRWDAYYQCINASYDGNVWKLTYFDVIDTGYHNNNINVFIR; via the coding sequence ATGGATTTTTTCACTCATTTTCTGGTTCCATTTATTATTTTATTTGCCCTAAAAAGTAAAAATAAACTTGAAGGAGCTTTTGGTGGAATTGCACCTGACTTTGACACTATTTTTGTGGCATGGATCGGATTTTTAGTACCTTTTCTATTTGTTTTTTCACATAGAGGAATAACACATTCTTTCGTTTTTGCAGCCGTTGCCTCAACCCTCTTTTTATACATAATTTCCAGAAAGCAGATAAATTCATTTATAGGAAAAATAATTCGCCGTGATATATCGGTGGAATTCACCTTAAAAACAGTGGGAATAGCTTATTTTGGTGCACTTACTCATTTATTCCTTGATTTTTTAACATCAAGAGGAATACCTCTTTTTTATCCATTTACACTTGAAAGATTCAGTGCCGAAATCTATTACTATATAGATATTACAACAGCGGTTATTGCACTCATAGTTTTAGTTGTTCTTTATTTAACGTCGGATGAGAAGTATAAAACCCTCAAACACAAACGTGTTTGGGGCCCCGAAAATCTAAGATTTTCGAGGGAAGTTGCAATGGCGATATTCATGATTATTTTAATCTCTTTTGGAGGTATAAGGGCATATGAAAAGTCTAATGCCCTTGCTGAAAATCCTGTAAGCGAAAATTTCACATATTCTGCAGCATATCCTACAATGGACATGTTCACATGGACAATCGTTGAAAGCAATGCTAAAAACAGCACTTACTACTCATTCAGTTATAACACCATAAATAAAGAAAAATCAAATGAAAAAACAGTTCAAAGCCTCACAGTAAATGGAGGCAGTGTTCAGTCGGCTCAAAAAGCTATTAATAAAGCAGATAATCTTCCTGAAGTTCAAAATTTTAGATGGGATGCATATTATCAGTGTATAAATGCCAGCTATGATGGAAATGTCTGGAAATTAACATATTTCGATGTTATTGATACAGGATACCACAATAATAACATCAATGTTTTCATTCGATAA